One Silene latifolia isolate original U9 population chromosome 4, ASM4854445v1, whole genome shotgun sequence DNA segment encodes these proteins:
- the LOC141653116 gene encoding U-box domain-containing protein 38-like, translating into MGINKKFLKLKTSLFRTSSKPPPHQPPPQPPTEYICPLCQTLITEPVVIASGHTFDRTCALLCQASNFTPNLPDGTCPDFSAVIPNLALQTAIPKWCANNGVVFPKTKSFADVTEKVRLSNGSSANSELTRKVNRFDSTSSDESVIVVASPLSMIPYVTRPESWNSSSSELRFSDDVLNPNAIVFDNDCDETYIAKFNSHDPYEQEQSAITLRKNTRNDEIARVKLCTTPLLRAMRQLLISSYEKVQVNAIAALVNLSLENQNKIKIVRSGIVPTIIDLLKVRLSETQHHAVGVIFSLSLEKKNRTAIGVLGALPPLLHCLIRSDSQRTRSDSALALYNLAFDYNNRVKLVKLGAVPALLAVMRASDDVMAGRVLLVLCMIATSTAGKTAMIDANAVEELVAVLRRGEVCSESTRENCVAALYTLSCGSLRFRVVAKEAKADEVLRMVEETGSERAKEKARRILVVLKGRRASLVEENDEVDWAAILDSVGA; encoded by the coding sequence ATGGGAATTAATAAAAAATTCCTCAAACTAAAAACCTCACTTTTCCGAACCTCATCCAAACCTCCACCTCATCAACCACCACCCCAACCTCCTACCGAATATATATGCCCGCTTTGCCAAACCTTAATCACCGAACCTGTCGTCATAGCTTCGGGTCACACCTTCGACCGCACGTGCGCCCTGCTATGTCAAGCCTCCAATTTCACCCCGAATCTACCTGACGGCACGTGCCCTGATTTCTCCGCCGTTATTCCTAATTTAGCCTTACAGACCGCCATCCCAAAATGGTGCGCAAATAACGGCGTCGTTTTCCCCAAAACGAAGAGTTTCGCGGATGTTACGGAGAAGGTGAGATTGTCCAACGGCTCGTCCGCTAATTCCGAGTTGACTCGGAAAGTGAACCGGTTCGACTCGACGAGTTCGGACGAGTCGGTTATTGTTGTGGCGAGTCCACTCAGCATGATACCGTACGTGACTCGGCCGGAATCCTGGAATTCTTCGTCGTCGGAATTACGATTTTCCGACGACGTCTTAAATCCTAACGCTATCGTTTTCGACAACGATTGCGATGAAACGTATATCGCGAAATTCAATAGTCATGATCCGTACGAACAAGAGCAGAGCGCGATTACTCTTCGAAAAAACACGAGAAACGACGAAATTGCGAGAGTAAAGTTATGTACGACGCCATTGTTACGCGCGATGCGACAATTGTTGATTTCGAGCTACGAGAAAGTTCAAGTGAACGCCATTGCTGCGTTAGTAAACTTATCACTGGAAAATCAAAACAAAATCAAGATCGTACGGTCAGGAATTGTTCCGACGATCATTGATTTGTTGAAAGTAAGATTATCGGAGACGCAACATCACGCTGTTGGCGTAATCTTCTCACTTTCTCTAGAAAAGAAGAATCGAACGGCAATCGGAGTTTTAGGAGCTTTACCGCCATTGTTACACTGCTTAATCCGGTCGGACTCGCAGCGAACTCGGAGTGACTCAGCGTTAGCATTGTACAACCTCGCATTCGATTACAACAACCGAGTCAAACTCGTGAAACTCGGCGCGGTTCCGGCTTTGCTCGCGGTGATGCGCGCGTCGGATGATGTGATGGCAGGGAGAGTTTTGCTTGTGTTGTGTATGATTGCGACGAGTACCGCGGGGAAGACGGCGATGATTGACGCGAATGCGGTGGAGGAATTGGTAGCGGTGTTGCGACGAGGGGAGGTGTGTTCGGAGTCGACGAGGGAGAATTGTGTGGCGGCGTTGTATACGTTGAGTTGTGGTAGTTTGAGATTTAGGGTGGTGGCGAAGGAGGCGAAGGCGGATGAGGTGTTGAGGATGGTGGAAGAGACGGGGAGCGAGCGGGCGAAGGAGAAAGCGAGGAGGATATTGGTTGTGTTGAAGGGAAGGCGGGCGAGTTTGGTTGAGGAGAATGATGAGGTTGATTGGGCTGCGATTCTTGACTCAGTTGGGGCTTAA